One window of the Nicotiana tabacum cultivar K326 chromosome 4, ASM71507v2, whole genome shotgun sequence genome contains the following:
- the LOC107805892 gene encoding uncharacterized protein LOC107805892, translating into MEREDGGQQPRTSSFPPPPSPSSSPVVSFREEDQVMSEVHLGCPPYHSGPHVSHFTISLPPHYDNSALRQHTDAVDNISISTSTKFDLDEDGDLILTRRKKLPSHHLVLTIQHNITSSIPRVGLQVWRAELVLADLVLHVMSISSDFDEVVALELGAGTGLVGILLARVAKTVFITDRGDEVLENCEKNVNLNDEIFHGKASVHVRELDWKDSWPPQEAKTSPSKGRYSWTRSEIEELKKASLLLAADVIYSNDLTDAFFSILKKLMLDNPEKVLYLALEKRYNFTLDDLDVVANGYSHFRSHLITGEDDAGCKQLYSASEPFFVGEQIDLRCIPCYVRDYNRGNDIEIWKIKLNHRALF; encoded by the exons ATGGAGCGCGAAGACGGTGGGCAGCAGCCGCGTACATCGTCGTTTCCACCGCCACCGTCACCGTCCTCGTCACCGGTTGTCAGCTTTAGGGAGGAGGACCAAGTGATGAGCGAAGTTCACCTCGGCTGCCCTCCTTATCACTCCGGTCCCCATGTCTCCCATTTTACCATCTCGTTACCACCTCACTACG ATAATTCCGCACTGAGACAACATACTGATGCAGTTGATAATATATCAATTTCAACATCTACCAAGTTTGACTTGGATGAAGATGGTGATCTTATTCTAACACGACGCAAAA AATTACCTAGCCATCATCTTGTTTTGACCATCCAACACAATATCACTTCATCGATTCCTAGAGTTGGTTTGCAG GTTTGGAGAGCAGAACTAGTACTTGCTGATCTTGTGTTGCATGTGATGTCTATATCATCTGATTTTGATGAAGTTGTTGCATTGGAGCTTGGGGCTGGTACAG GGTTAGTTGGTATTTTGCTTGCCCGTGTTGCTAAAACTGTCTTCATAACAG ACCGTGGTGACGAAGTACTTGAGAACTGTGAGAAAAATGTGAATCTTAATGATGAAATATTCCATGGGAAGGCTTCTGTTCACGTACGGGAACTTGATTGGAAAGATTCATGGCCTCCTCAAGAAGCGAAAACTTCACCATCTAAAGGAAG GTACAGCTGGACTCGATCAGAAATTGAAGAACTCAAGAAAGCTTCTTTGCTTTTAGCTGCTGATGTCATTTACAGCAATGACCTGACTGATGCATTCTTCAGCATCTTAAAGAAATTAATGTTAGACAACCCAGAGAAG GTGCTATACTTGGCTTTGGAAAAACGTTACAACTTCACGCTTGATGATCTTGATGTTGTTGCAAATGGATATTCACACTTCCGCAGTCACCTGATCACTGGAGAAG ATGATGCAGGATGTAAGCAGCTTTATAGTGCATCCGAGCCCTTCTTTGTTGGCGAGCAGATTGATTTGAGATGCATTCCATGTTATGTGAGGGATTACAACAGAGGGAATgacattgaaatttggaaaattaagTTAAATCATAGAGCACTCTTCTGA